The following coding sequences are from one Gigantopelta aegis isolate Gae_Host chromosome 15, Gae_host_genome, whole genome shotgun sequence window:
- the LOC121390471 gene encoding ATP-dependent DNA helicase Q-like 3 isoform X2 — MYTGKLHTSLVVSPLTSLIKTQVKSLRDHNISAHGIYEHMESESVNDIKQRKSTVLFSSPEAITSKYLKNIVQEVYGKKLCVIAYDEAHCISEWGLDFRDDYRKVNVHQSIFECPALILTATATSDIKADIDTVLGLTDANVICSLPDRPNIMISKLKSTEKYDEELKWIKDGILQHGVLMATFNTE, encoded by the exons atGTACACGGGGAAATTACACACTAGCTTAGTTGTGTCACCACTGACGTCACTAATAAAAACTCAAGTGAAGTCTTTACGGGATCATAATATCAGTGCCCATGGTATATATGAACATATGGAAAGCGAATCCGTTAATG ATATAAAGCAACGTAAATCAACTGTGTTGTTTTCATCTCCAGAGGCCATAACATCAAAATACTTGAAGAACATAGTGCAAGAGGTCTACGGGAAAAAACTGTGTGTAATTGCATACGACGAGGCGCATTGCATATCAGAATG GGGCTTGGATTTTAGAGACGATTATAGAAAAGTGAATGTTCATCAGAGCATCTTTGAATGTCCAGCGTTGATTTTAACAGCTACTGCAACATCAGACATAAAGGCTGACATTGACACTGTCTTGGGATTGACTGATGCTAACGTGATTTGCTCTTTACCAGACAG GCCTAACATCATGATTTCTAAACTAAAATCTACTGAGAAATATGACGAGGAACTCAAGTGGATAAAAGATGGCATTTTGCAACATGGTGTACTCATGGCTACATTCAACACTGAATGA
- the LOC121390471 gene encoding ATP-dependent DNA helicase Q-like 3 isoform X1, which translates to MSVEIMSTVKENPIWRSVRMAVCKQWEENLSILMYTGKLHTSLVVSPLTSLIKTQVKSLRDHNISAHGIYEHMESESVNDIKQRKSTVLFSSPEAITSKYLKNIVQEVYGKKLCVIAYDEAHCISEWGLDFRDDYRKVNVHQSIFECPALILTATATSDIKADIDTVLGLTDANVICSLPDRPNIMISKLKSTEKYDEELKWIKDGILQHGVLMATFNTE; encoded by the exons ATGTCAGTGGAAATAATGTCAACAGTCAAGgaaaatccaatatggcggtCGGTGAGAATGGCGGTGTGTAAACAGTGGGAAGAAAATTTATCCATATTG atGTACACGGGGAAATTACACACTAGCTTAGTTGTGTCACCACTGACGTCACTAATAAAAACTCAAGTGAAGTCTTTACGGGATCATAATATCAGTGCCCATGGTATATATGAACATATGGAAAGCGAATCCGTTAATG ATATAAAGCAACGTAAATCAACTGTGTTGTTTTCATCTCCAGAGGCCATAACATCAAAATACTTGAAGAACATAGTGCAAGAGGTCTACGGGAAAAAACTGTGTGTAATTGCATACGACGAGGCGCATTGCATATCAGAATG GGGCTTGGATTTTAGAGACGATTATAGAAAAGTGAATGTTCATCAGAGCATCTTTGAATGTCCAGCGTTGATTTTAACAGCTACTGCAACATCAGACATAAAGGCTGACATTGACACTGTCTTGGGATTGACTGATGCTAACGTGATTTGCTCTTTACCAGACAG GCCTAACATCATGATTTCTAAACTAAAATCTACTGAGAAATATGACGAGGAACTCAAGTGGATAAAAGATGGCATTTTGCAACATGGTGTACTCATGGCTACATTCAACACTGAATGA